In a single window of the Campylobacter hyointestinalis subsp. lawsonii genome:
- the glmU gene encoding bifunctional UDP-N-acetylglucosamine diphosphorylase/glucosamine-1-phosphate N-acetyltransferase GlmU has translation MNDISIIILAAGNGTRMKSSKSKVLHELCGEPMITHILKKSYEITSDVRVVLSYQFEEVKSVVLAEFENTKICKQDIVNFPGTAGALRAAINDLNSKKTLIICGDMPLVQVDELKALCKNSSDVTLSAFKAIDPNGYGRVITKDKKVVKIVEQKDANEDEIKVDLCNAGAYCFDTNLLKDLIPLIKNNNASKEFYLTDAIELAINRGFSVSFSLVSEANFMGINDKFALSLAEEIMQNSIKEKLMKNGVIMHLPKTIFIDSRAKFEGECIIEPNVMIIGNSVIKNSVIKSGSVIEYSQVDSSDVGPMAHLRPNSKIQKTHIGNFVELKNANLDTVKAGHLSYLGDCDISSGTNIGCGTITCNYDGKKKHKTIIGKNVFIGSDTQLVAPLSIADDTLVAAGSTVTKDSNKGDLIITRNAQINKPMYFYKFFGKNDEK, from the coding sequence ATGAATGATATAAGCATAATAATCCTAGCAGCCGGTAATGGCACACGTATGAAATCAAGCAAATCAAAGGTTTTGCACGAGCTTTGTGGTGAGCCTATGATAACTCACATACTAAAAAAATCCTATGAAATAACTAGCGATGTTAGAGTCGTCTTGTCATATCAGTTTGAAGAGGTAAAAAGCGTAGTTTTAGCAGAATTTGAAAATACTAAAATTTGCAAACAAGATATAGTAAATTTCCCAGGAACCGCAGGAGCACTAAGAGCTGCTATAAATGATCTAAATTCAAAAAAAACACTTATCATCTGCGGAGATATGCCTTTAGTGCAAGTCGATGAGCTAAAAGCACTTTGTAAAAACAGTTCAGACGTCACGCTTAGCGCATTTAAAGCTATAGATCCAAACGGATATGGCAGAGTCATAACAAAGGATAAAAAAGTAGTAAAGATCGTAGAGCAAAAAGACGCAAACGAAGATGAGATTAAAGTAGATCTTTGCAATGCAGGAGCATATTGTTTTGATACGAATTTACTTAAAGATCTTATTCCGCTTATCAAAAACAACAACGCTAGTAAAGAATTTTATCTCACCGATGCCATAGAACTAGCTATAAATAGAGGTTTTAGCGTAAGTTTTAGTTTGGTTAGTGAAGCAAATTTTATGGGTATAAACGATAAATTTGCTCTAAGCTTGGCAGAAGAGATTATGCAAAATTCTATAAAAGAAAAACTTATGAAAAATGGTGTCATAATGCACCTTCCAAAAACTATTTTTATAGATAGTAGAGCAAAGTTTGAAGGAGAATGTATAATCGAGCCAAATGTTATGATAATAGGAAACTCTGTGATAAAAAACTCGGTTATCAAAAGTGGCTCGGTCATAGAATATAGTCAAGTAGATAGCAGCGACGTAGGACCTATGGCTCATTTAAGACCAAACTCAAAGATCCAAAAAACACATATCGGAAATTTCGTCGAGCTTAAAAACGCTAACTTAGATACCGTAAAAGCTGGGCATCTAAGCTACCTTGGAGATTGTGATATAAGTAGTGGTACAAATATAGGATGTGGCACTATAACTTGCAATTATGATGGTAAAAAAAAGCATAAAACTATCATAGGCAAAAACGTATTTATAGGAAGCGATACTCAGTTAGTCGCCCCACTAAGCATAGCTGATGATACTCTAGTAGCAGCTGGAAGCACTGTCACAAAAGATAGCAATAAAGGCGATCTAATCATCACTAGAAATGCTCAAATCAACAAACCCATGTATTTTTACAAATTTTTTGGTAAAAATGATGAAAAATAA
- the coaBC gene encoding bifunctional phosphopantothenoylcysteine decarboxylase/phosphopantothenate--cysteine ligase CoaBC, with amino-acid sequence MMKNKRVLLAVCGSVSFYKAYEILSILKKEGANVRVMLSDGALKFTNILSFEALCDEKVLSSVSEDWQKGVNHINYSKNDLIIIAPASANTINKIAYGIADSVFLQTILASTCPKLIAPSANNNMLENFATKKSLEILLQNGYEICEPVSKTLACKDFGKGALNEPKTIVAMARRILNKDEFYANKKVIITGGATTEKIDDVRGITNFSSGKMAKALADAFYYAGSEVIFISSTQFEVPYKIVKFQSSNELLETLNSQKVKDNDLLVMCAAVSDYIPKNKFNGKMKKDKNGLNLELVLNKDILKNINLNCKKIGFKMEMDKKTAVQNALNLLKDKNLDAVCLNILGDEINFGSDETTICFITKTDSKSTELKSKFEVAKEIVEFSKFI; translated from the coding sequence ATGATGAAAAATAAAAGAGTTTTACTAGCAGTTTGTGGAAGCGTAAGCTTTTATAAGGCTTACGAAATTCTAAGTATCCTAAAAAAAGAAGGGGCAAATGTCCGCGTTATGCTAAGTGATGGAGCTTTAAAATTTACAAATATTTTAAGTTTTGAAGCACTTTGTGATGAAAAAGTACTTTCTAGCGTGAGCGAAGACTGGCAAAAAGGAGTAAATCATATAAACTATAGCAAAAACGACCTTATCATCATAGCGCCGGCTTCTGCAAACACTATAAATAAAATAGCGTATGGCATCGCAGATAGCGTATTTTTACAAACCATACTAGCTTCTACTTGCCCAAAGCTTATAGCGCCTTCAGCAAATAACAATATGCTTGAAAACTTTGCAACCAAAAAAAGCTTAGAGATACTCTTGCAAAACGGTTATGAGATCTGTGAGCCAGTCTCAAAAACTCTAGCTTGTAAAGACTTTGGAAAAGGCGCTTTGAATGAACCTAAAACTATAGTTGCTATGGCTAGAAGAATTCTAAACAAAGACGAGTTTTACGCAAACAAAAAAGTCATTATCACAGGCGGAGCCACAACAGAGAAAATAGACGACGTAAGAGGTATCACAAACTTTTCTAGCGGTAAAATGGCAAAAGCCCTAGCAGACGCATTTTACTACGCTGGAAGTGAGGTTATTTTCATCAGTTCAACGCAGTTTGAAGTGCCATATAAAATAGTTAAATTTCAAAGCTCAAATGAGCTTTTAGAAACTCTAAATTCACAAAAAGTAAAGGATAATGATCTGCTAGTTATGTGCGCGGCAGTCAGCGACTATATACCAAAAAATAAATTCAATGGCAAGATGAAAAAAGATAAAAATGGGCTAAATTTAGAGCTAGTTTTAAATAAAGACATACTAAAAAATATAAATTTAAACTGCAAGAAAATCGGCTTCAAAATGGAAATGGATAAAAAGACAGCAGTGCAAAATGCTTTAAATTTACTAAAAGATAAAAATCTAGACGCTGTTTGCTTAAATATTTTAGGAGATGAAATAAACTTTGGAAGCGACGAAACAACCATTTGCTTTATCACTAAAACAGATTCAAAATCCACAGAGCTAAAAAGTAAATTTGAAGTCGCAAAAGAGATAGTGGAGTTTAGTAAATTTATATGA
- the uppS gene encoding polyprenyl diphosphate synthase has protein sequence MNKLDHLAIIMDGNGRWAKNRGLVRTKGHEAGAKAVTDIAKFCIENSIKNLTLYAFSTENWKRPKKEIDFLMKLLKDFLVSKQDLFIQNSIKFHTIGDIEPFSNDLKDEISNLKNLTSKFDKLNFILAINYGGRDEIIRAANKAIEDSKDGKLSEKSLSQNLDTSEFGDVDLLIRTGGEQRLSNFLLWQASYAELYFTPTLWPDFKSSELKDIIQKYQKTHRKFGGL, from the coding sequence TTGAATAAACTAGATCACTTAGCTATCATAATGGACGGCAATGGTAGATGGGCTAAAAATAGGGGGCTTGTCCGCACAAAAGGACACGAAGCAGGAGCTAAAGCCGTCACAGATATCGCTAAGTTTTGCATAGAAAATTCTATTAAGAATTTAACTCTTTACGCATTTAGCACAGAAAATTGGAAAAGACCTAAAAAAGAGATAGATTTTCTAATGAAATTACTAAAAGATTTTCTAGTATCAAAACAAGATCTATTTATACAAAATAGCATTAAATTTCACACTATAGGCGATATAGAGCCTTTTAGCAATGATTTAAAAGACGAGATATCAAATTTAAAAAATCTCACTTCTAAATTTGATAAACTAAATTTTATTTTAGCTATAAATTACGGCGGTAGAGATGAGATAATTCGCGCTGCAAATAAAGCCATAGAAGATAGCAAAGATGGAAAACTTAGCGAAAAAAGCTTAAGCCAGAATCTAGATACGAGCGAGTTTGGCGACGTAGATTTACTCATTCGAACAGGTGGCGAGCAAAGACTCAGCAACTTTTTGCTTTGGCAAGCAAGCTATGCGGAGCTCTATTTTACGCCGACGCTTTGGCCAGATTTTAAAAGCAGCGAACTTAAAGATATCATCCAAAAATATCAAAAAACGCATAGAAAATTTGGAGGTCTGTAG
- a CDS encoding prepilin peptidase — protein sequence MEIYYALFFIFGVCIGSFCNVLICRMPLGKSTIYPPSHCPKCKQNLKYIHNIPLFSWIFLGGRCAFCKTKISIIYPLVEFACGIFAMAGLYLGEGLVNSAFLGLCFILLFTLSIIDFKHNAVPEILLISAYFFAVFSVLNLTFNVLDGDFYRSPIIVSFIFAGGITIIKSIASAWINRKNNGEIIEAMGDADSIIIAIIGLLLGVKLGVIAILLAGILQIILHIILRIKSNQTEAPFIPSLSFALFLVMIFRDFFLELFDIYTKFMGLK from the coding sequence GTGGAAATTTACTATGCGTTATTTTTTATATTTGGAGTTTGTATCGGCTCATTTTGCAATGTTTTAATTTGCAGAATGCCACTTGGAAAAAGCACCATATATCCGCCTAGTCATTGTCCAAAATGCAAACAAAATCTCAAATATATCCATAATATACCGCTGTTTTCTTGGATATTTTTAGGCGGACGCTGTGCATTTTGTAAAACAAAAATTTCTATTATTTATCCGCTAGTTGAGTTTGCTTGTGGTATATTTGCTATGGCTGGACTATATTTGGGCGAAGGCTTGGTAAATTCGGCGTTTTTAGGACTTTGCTTTATACTACTTTTTACGTTAAGCATTATAGATTTTAAACACAACGCCGTACCTGAGATCTTGCTTATATCTGCATACTTTTTTGCTGTTTTTAGTGTTTTAAATTTAACCTTTAATGTATTAGATGGCGACTTTTATAGATCTCCTATTATAGTTTCTTTTATATTTGCCGGAGGTATTACTATCATCAAAAGCATTGCAAGTGCTTGGATAAATAGAAAAAATAACGGCGAGATAATAGAAGCTATGGGAGATGCAGATAGTATCATTATAGCGATCATTGGACTGCTTTTAGGAGTAAAACTTGGTGTTATAGCTATACTTTTAGCAGGTATTTTACAGATAATTTTACATATAATTTTACGCATAAAATCAAACCAAACAGAAGCGCCTTTCATACCGTCATTAAGTTTTGCACTATTTTTAGTTATGATTTTTAGAGACTTTTTCTTAGAACTTTTTGACATTTATACTAAATTTATGGGGTTAAAATGA
- a CDS encoding LptF/LptG family permease produces MNRVNRYLFNSFLSTFISLFATLFLIMSIVFFLQIARITSYIEISFVELLRLYLFMMPQILLFTTPIAFFVSVAMSFFKLSKENESIVLFTLGHNPKNIANFFILISFLLSFLLLINSLILMPMAQNLNDDFIRYKKTELSLNIKPSEFGQKFGDWMVFIEKRNEQKDLPEYENIVMYNTADDKERFIMAHSGDIKNNNSNLELLLLNGKMYDIYDDKWHISTFDDMTIRTFTTDTAKEDYSLKEYWKKAFSDDKRAKDLSIYTLVSIFPLASVLFALSFGIVTYRYEKGIIYFGIFGVLFVYFALIMIFAKQVFYAVPLIFLGFIISSMLIFSKKILKKY; encoded by the coding sequence ATGAATAGGGTAAATAGATATCTTTTTAATAGCTTTTTGAGTACTTTTATATCTTTATTTGCTACTCTTTTTCTTATTATGTCGATTGTATTTTTTTTGCAGATAGCTCGCATTACAAGCTATATAGAGATAAGCTTTGTAGAACTTCTTAGACTGTATCTATTTATGATGCCCCAAATCCTACTTTTTACTACACCAATAGCATTTTTTGTATCCGTTGCTATGAGCTTTTTTAAACTATCAAAAGAAAATGAAAGTATAGTTTTATTTACACTCGGGCACAATCCAAAAAATATAGCGAATTTTTTTATATTGATATCATTTTTGCTTTCATTCTTACTACTCATAAACTCTCTTATACTTATGCCTATGGCTCAAAATTTAAATGATGATTTTATACGATACAAAAAAACAGAACTTAGTCTAAATATAAAACCTAGCGAATTTGGACAAAAATTTGGCGACTGGATGGTATTTATAGAAAAAAGAAACGAGCAAAAAGATCTGCCAGAGTATGAAAATATAGTCATGTACAACACAGCAGATGATAAAGAACGATTTATAATGGCTCATAGTGGAGATATAAAAAATAACAACTCAAATTTAGAACTTTTACTTCTAAATGGAAAAATGTATGACATATATGATGATAAATGGCACATAAGCACATTTGATGATATGACTATTAGGACATTTACTACAGATACTGCTAAAGAAGATTACTCTTTAAAAGAGTACTGGAAAAAAGCGTTTAGCGACGATAAAAGAGCCAAAGATCTAAGCATTTACACACTTGTGTCTATATTTCCACTAGCCTCAGTATTGTTTGCTCTAAGCTTTGGTATAGTTACTTATAGATATGAAAAAGGCATTATATATTTTGGAATTTTCGGTGTTTTGTTTGTATATTTTGCTCTAATAATGATCTTTGCAAAACAGGTGTTTTACGCGGTTCCGCTTATATTTCTTGGCTTCATTATATCTTCTATGCTGATTTTTAGCAAGAAAATACTTAAAAAATACTAA
- a CDS encoding tRNA pseudouridine synthase A, whose protein sequence is MKIALIYSYDGSKFSGSQSQPNLLSVEDKLNSALKRVGIFERIVSSSRTDKGVHSLAQVSSVECGEFWKDRLKWLKKELNKHSAPYIFIKQLYEVGSDFHPRFFAKARSYRYILHHGKFNPFLSDYVCFYDELHLDRLNKALECFLGLHDFKPFYKVGSGEKSTIREIYLAKAYQIYKDKFGKFKRIKSGFLPHQSSISKQNLNIKQTFTIINFKANGFLRAQVRLMVANALQACKSDESLAKFISNFKEQKPITRMPSPPNGLYLKRVFY, encoded by the coding sequence ATGAAAATCGCTCTTATCTATTCTTATGATGGTTCTAAATTTAGCGGTTCGCAGTCTCAGCCAAATCTACTAAGTGTTGAAGATAAGCTAAACTCGGCTCTAAAACGCGTAGGTATATTTGAGCGTATAGTATCAAGCTCACGCACAGATAAAGGCGTCCATTCATTAGCGCAAGTATCTAGTGTGGAGTGCGGTGAGTTTTGGAAAGATAGACTTAAATGGCTAAAAAAAGAGCTTAATAAACACTCTGCGCCTTATATTTTTATAAAACAGCTATATGAGGTAGGTAGCGACTTTCATCCTCGTTTTTTTGCAAAAGCTAGGAGTTATAGATATATTTTGCATCACGGAAAATTTAATCCTTTTTTAAGTGATTATGTATGTTTTTATGATGAGTTGCACTTAGATAGATTGAACAAAGCTTTAGAATGCTTTTTAGGACTACACGATTTTAAGCCTTTTTATAAAGTAGGAAGTGGTGAAAAATCAACCATAAGAGAGATATACCTGGCAAAGGCTTACCAAATTTATAAAGATAAATTTGGTAAATTTAAACGTATAAAAAGTGGCTTTCTACCGCACCAAAGCAGTATATCTAAACAAAACTTAAATATAAAACAGACTTTTACCATTATAAATTTCAAAGCAAACGGATTTTTAAGAGCACAAGTAAGACTTATGGTAGCAAATGCTTTGCAAGCTTGTAAAAGCGATGAGAGCTTAGCTAAATTTATCTCGAATTTCAAAGAGCAAAAACCGATTACTAGAATGCCTTCACCGCCAAATGGCCTATATTTGAAACGCGTATTTTATTAA
- the gmhB gene encoding D-glycero-beta-D-manno-heptose 1,7-bisphosphate 7-phosphatase, producing MKKIKALFLDRDGVINKDPGYVYRIEDFEFMPGIFVALSGFMELGFEIFVVTNQSGIGRKYYTQADFDKLSDYMINEFKTQGVNIKKIYYCPHAPDDNCECRKPKPGMFLEALSEFNIDMKSSIMIGDKQSDIDAASGAGVGMSFLLDGGKFSSVMDVLEYVKLHK from the coding sequence ATGAAAAAGATTAAAGCGCTATTTTTAGATCGTGATGGGGTGATAAATAAAGACCCCGGTTATGTTTATCGTATAGAAGATTTTGAGTTTATGCCTGGGATTTTTGTGGCTTTAAGTGGATTTATGGAGCTTGGATTTGAGATTTTTGTCGTGACAAATCAATCTGGCATAGGTCGTAAATACTACACTCAAGCTGATTTTGATAAGCTTAGTGATTATATGATAAACGAGTTTAAAACTCAAGGTGTGAATATCAAAAAAATTTACTATTGTCCGCATGCGCCTGATGATAATTGCGAGTGTAGAAAGCCAAAACCCGGTATGTTTTTAGAGGCTTTGAGTGAATTTAATATAGATATGAAAAGCTCAATTATGATAGGTGATAAGCAAAGCGATATTGACGCAGCTAGTGGCGCTGGAGTTGGTATGAGCTTTTTGCTTGATGGTGGTAAATTTAGTAGCGTGATGGATGTTTTGGAGTATGTAAAATTGCATAAATGA
- the hddC gene encoding D-glycero-D-manno-heptose 1-phosphate guanosyltransferase — protein sequence MNSPKEAIILCGGLGTRLKSVLPNLPKPMAPVKNKPFLAFILEYLKRQNIKRAILAVSYKYEIIQNYFQNSYLNMEIVYSIEDEPLGTGGAIVEALKLVDQNSVYILNGDTIFDINLNGLELKDSKICVALKHMNNFDRYGSVNIDKNHNITAFNEKKFRSDGLINGGIYLVSKDIFDDFSLNSKFSFEEFFQNNFLALKARACVFDDYFIDIGIPQDYKKFINDNS from the coding sequence ATGAATAGCCCCAAAGAAGCAATCATCTTATGTGGCGGACTTGGGACACGCCTTAAAAGCGTATTACCAAACCTGCCAAAACCTATGGCACCTGTTAAAAACAAACCTTTCTTAGCATTTATATTAGAGTATTTAAAAAGACAAAATATTAAAAGAGCTATCTTAGCCGTTTCATATAAATATGAAATAATACAAAATTATTTTCAAAATTCATATTTAAATATGGAGATTGTCTATAGCATAGAAGATGAGCCACTAGGCACTGGTGGAGCGATTGTGGAAGCCTTAAAATTAGTAGATCAAAATAGCGTATATATACTTAATGGTGATACAATTTTTGATATAAACCTAAATGGTTTAGAATTAAAAGATAGCAAAATTTGCGTAGCTTTAAAACATATGAATAATTTTGATAGATACGGAAGTGTAAATATCGATAAAAATCATAATATAACAGCATTTAATGAGAAAAAATTCAGATCCGATGGCTTGATAAATGGCGGAATTTATCTAGTTAGCAAAGATATATTTGACGATTTTAGTTTAAATAGCAAATTCTCATTTGAAGAGTTTTTTCAAAACAATTTTTTAGCTCTTAAAGCTAGAGCCTGCGTGTTTGATGACTACTTCATTGATATTGGAATTCCACAAGACTATAAAAAATTTATTAATGATAACTCTTAA
- the gmhA2 gene encoding D-sedoheptulose 7-phosphate isomerase has translation MEIINQYIKSHFEDSIQVKNQILQDKALIELIQKVALITTNAYKNGFKTMLAGNGGSAADAQHIAGEFVSRFYFDRPGIPSIALTTDTSILTAIGNDYGYDRLFARQVQAQGVKGDIFIGISTSGNSTNIIEALKVCKEKEIISVGLTGQSGGKMADLCDYCIKVPSNCTPRIQESHIVIGHIICAIVEEEIFGKGFK, from the coding sequence ATGGAAATTATAAATCAATATATAAAAAGTCATTTTGAAGACTCAATACAAGTAAAAAATCAAATTTTACAAGATAAAGCCCTAATAGAGCTTATCCAAAAGGTAGCTTTAATCACTACAAATGCTTATAAAAATGGCTTTAAAACCATGCTAGCAGGAAATGGTGGAAGCGCTGCTGACGCTCAACATATAGCAGGTGAGTTTGTAAGTAGATTTTATTTTGATAGACCAGGAATTCCTAGTATAGCTCTCACTACTGATACAAGCATTTTAACAGCTATTGGCAATGACTATGGATATGATAGATTATTTGCTAGACAAGTTCAAGCCCAAGGCGTAAAAGGTGATATTTTTATAGGAATATCAACAAGCGGAAATAGCACAAATATCATCGAAGCCCTAAAAGTATGTAAAGAAAAAGAGATAATCTCCGTAGGCCTTACTGGTCAAAGTGGCGGTAAAATGGCTGATTTGTGTGATTATTGTATCAAAGTGCCATCAAATTGCACCCCTAGAATTCAAGAATCTCACATTGTTATAGGGCATATCATTTGTGCTATCGTAGAAGAAGAGATATTTGGAAAAGGTTTTAAATAG
- the hddA gene encoding D-glycero-D-manno-heptose 7-phosphate kinase, giving the protein MKIIRSQTPLRLGLAGGGTDINLYCDKYTGYVLNATISLYIHCTLIPRDDNTIIFDSPDTNSYAKYDSKSHLENDGNLDIYKAVYNRIVKDFTHKPLSFSLHTYSDVPSGSGLGGSSTLVVGVIVAFKEWLNLPLGEYDIAKLAYEIEREDLGIVGGAQDQYAATFGGFNFMEFYDNKRVIVNPLRIKNWIASELESRVVLYFTNITREAKDIEEHKKGKLGDNKSLEAMHAIKQDAVSMKEALFRADFDTIAQILGKSWKSKKIISDIVSNDELDRIYDLAMENGAYSGKTSGAGAGGFMFFLVDPIKKYNLIKILNQQQGYIQDFSFTKEGAKSWKL; this is encoded by the coding sequence ATGAAAATTATTCGTTCTCAAACCCCGCTTAGATTAGGACTCGCTGGTGGTGGTACAGATATCAATTTATATTGTGATAAATACACTGGCTATGTTTTAAACGCTACGATATCCCTTTATATTCATTGTACATTAATCCCAAGAGATGATAATACAATTATATTTGATTCACCAGATACCAACTCATACGCAAAATACGATAGCAAATCGCATTTAGAAAATGACGGAAATTTGGATATTTATAAAGCAGTATATAATAGAATTGTAAAAGATTTTACCCATAAACCTTTGAGCTTTTCGCTACATACATATTCAGATGTCCCTAGTGGAAGTGGTCTTGGTGGAAGCTCAACATTGGTTGTAGGGGTTATTGTAGCATTTAAAGAGTGGTTAAATCTACCGCTTGGAGAATATGATATAGCAAAGCTTGCTTATGAAATCGAGCGAGAAGATTTAGGAATAGTAGGTGGCGCACAAGATCAATACGCTGCTACATTTGGCGGATTTAATTTTATGGAATTTTATGATAATAAAAGAGTAATTGTAAATCCACTAAGAATCAAAAATTGGATCGCTAGCGAGCTTGAATCTAGAGTAGTTTTATATTTTACCAACATTACTAGAGAAGCCAAAGATATAGAAGAGCACAAAAAAGGCAAACTTGGTGATAATAAATCTTTAGAAGCTATGCATGCCATAAAGCAAGATGCAGTGTCTATGAAAGAGGCTCTATTTAGAGCGGATTTTGATACTATAGCGCAAATTTTAGGCAAATCATGGAAATCTAAAAAAATTATCTCTGATATAGTTAGCAATGATGAATTAGATAGAATTTATGATCTAGCTATGGAAAATGGCGCATATAGTGGCAAAACTAGTGGAGCTGGAGCGGGTGGATTTATGTTTTTCTTAGTAGATCCGATCAAAAAATACAATCTAATTAAAATATTAAACCAACAACAAGGCTACATCCAAGACTTCTCATTTACCAAAGAAGGAGCAAAATCATGGAAATTATAA
- a CDS encoding recombinase family protein, with the protein MTIAYIRVSTNKQDLNAQKLQIFEYCKSQNIVIDEIISLEISSTKSQEKRKIQELKSKLKAGDMLLVTEISRLGRNMLEIINIVLEFTKNGVKLCFLRQMELNNFNNPTFKLILSIYAYLAEIERDFISQRTKAGLHNAKAKGKILGRPKNSFNSFYDKDIKQIKKLLKLGHNVKEIWTILNYDKTKSYVGFYCFCKNRKLI; encoded by the coding sequence ATGACAATAGCTTATATTAGAGTTAGCACAAATAAGCAAGATTTAAACGCACAAAAACTACAAATATTTGAATATTGTAAAAGTCAAAATATCGTCATTGATGAAATTATAAGTCTTGAGATTAGCTCTACAAAATCACAAGAAAAAAGAAAAATCCAAGAGTTAAAATCCAAATTAAAAGCTGGTGATATGCTTTTAGTTACAGAAATATCTAGATTAGGTAGAAATATGCTAGAGATAATAAACATAGTATTAGAATTTACAAAAAACGGCGTCAAACTATGCTTTTTAAGACAAATGGAATTAAATAACTTTAATAATCCAACTTTTAAATTGATACTTTCTATTTATGCGTATTTAGCCGAAATAGAAAGAGATTTTATATCTCAAAGGACAAAAGCTGGACTTCATAACGCAAAAGCCAAAGGAAAAATCCTAGGAAGACCTAAGAATTCATTTAATAGCTTTTATGATAAGGATATAAAACAAATTAAAAAATTATTAAAATTAGGACACAATGTAAAAGAAATTTGGACTATTTTAAATTATGATAAAACCAAAAGTTATGTTGGTTTTTACTGCTTTTGCAAAAATAGAAAATTAATATAA
- the gmd gene encoding GDP-mannose 4,6-dehydratase: MAKKALITGVTGQDGAYLSEFLLNKGYEVHGIKRRSSFFNTDRVDHLFDGHHDKSRHNFHLHFGDMTDSMNLTRLISDVRPDEIYNLAAQSHVHVSFETPEYTANADALGTLRILEAVKFLGLESKTRIYQASTSELYGKVQEIPQNEKTPFYPRSPYAVAKMYAYWITVNYREAYNIFACNGILFNHESPIRGETFVTRKITRAVSKITLNLQDCVYLGNLNAKRDWGHAKDYVKMMWLILQYKEPKDWVIATGQTTMVRDFVKLAFLYCGIELEFKGQGVDEIGVISSIDYQKALNLNIDLSHLKIGQVVVKIDPRYFRPTEVDLLLGDPSQAQNELGWKREFSLPDLVDDMMQSDLNLMRKDQFLQNNGYKIMRYYE; encoded by the coding sequence ATGGCAAAAAAGGCTTTAATAACAGGCGTTACCGGTCAAGATGGGGCGTATTTGAGTGAGTTTTTATTAAACAAAGGTTATGAAGTTCATGGGATAAAAAGGCGTTCATCGTTTTTTAATACAGATAGGGTAGATCATCTTTTTGATGGACATCATGATAAAAGTCGGCATAATTTTCATCTGCATTTTGGCGATATGACTGATTCTATGAATTTAACAAGGCTTATATCTGATGTAAGACCTGATGAGATATATAATCTAGCAGCTCAAAGCCATGTACATGTGAGCTTTGAAACGCCAGAATACACAGCAAATGCCGATGCCTTAGGAACTTTGAGAATTTTAGAGGCGGTTAAATTCTTAGGCTTAGAATCAAAAACAAGAATATATCAAGCATCTACATCTGAATTATATGGAAAAGTTCAAGAGATACCGCAAAATGAAAAGACTCCATTTTATCCACGCAGTCCTTATGCTGTGGCTAAAATGTATGCTTATTGGATTACTGTAAATTATAGGGAGGCTTATAATATTTTTGCTTGTAATGGAATTTTATTTAATCACGAAAGCCCTATTCGTGGCGAGACATTTGTAACTAGAAAAATTACTAGAGCTGTTTCTAAAATAACTTTAAATTTACAAGATTGTGTATATTTAGGAAATCTAAACGCAAAAAGAGATTGGGGACATGCTAAAGATTATGTAAAGATGATGTGGCTTATACTTCAATATAAGGAGCCAAAAGATTGGGTGATTGCTACTGGACAAACGACAATGGTTAGGGATTTTGTGAAATTAGCTTTTTTGTATTGCGGGATTGAGCTTGAATTTAAGGGTCAAGGCGTTGATGAAATAGGCGTGATATCAAGCATAGATTATCAAAAGGCTTTGAATTTAAATATCGATCTATCTCATCTTAAAATAGGTCAAGTAGTGGTGAAAATAGATCCTAGATATTTTAGACCTACAGAGGTTGATCTATTGCTAGGAGACCCAAGCCAAGCTCAAAATGAATTAGGTTGGAAAAGAGAATTTTCTTTACCTGATTTGGTAGATGATATGATGCAAAGCGATCTAAATTTGATGAGAAAAGATCAATTTTTACAAAATAATGGCTACAAAATAATGCGTTATTATGAATAA